The following proteins come from a genomic window of Gossypium raimondii isolate GPD5lz chromosome 5, ASM2569854v1, whole genome shotgun sequence:
- the LOC105769988 gene encoding disease resistance protein RPS2 has product MDFITPLISIIDRLCTATASRACRVINLDRSMHYLTAELNELMDKRDDLTTRLERAELDGSRRTNEVQRWLARVEVIEAEAASIMENFRQSRQGLGCFNPSCCSKYNMSTEMIEKLQDISELKGKGNFERLVTEPRPAPVEEKPCKPAIGIGVMLDKVWEFLEEEKVGIIALYGMGGVGKTTLLKTINNAFLSNDHNFDVVIWVLVSKEFVVSKIQQSIVARLGLPWADSEAHELLTSKIYNVLKKKRFLLLFDDVWEGIDLGDIGIPLPDDENKCKLIFTTRSMDVCSDMDAHRKLKVELLNDEKSWQLFCEKVGRMDVLESPPIRTYAKTIVRKCGGLPLALITVGRAMANKETEEEWKYAIELLNKSPSEFRGMEDVFTLLKFSYDNLENETAKMCFLYCSLFPQSYSIEKEQLVEYWIAEGFLDRSYDSNAYNKGYAAIGSLKVAFLLETGEEETQVKMNDVIRSFALWIASGCGVNKGNFFVEASLGLTEAPGVKNWEGAQRVSLLDNAITRLEEVPMCPNLLTLLLQWNNCLNRIPDVFFQSMSALRLLDLSFTSIRRIPVSIGQLLELRHLNLTATKITMLPKELGSLAKLVHLNLLRTYSLRTIPREAISGLSKLVVLNLYYSYERWKIQNSNCEDEVGFEVLETLTQLRFLGLTISTVTSLHRLSGIRSLVKCIQYLFIKECEGLHQLELSTLGYGKLLRRLSINDCNELKYLVVEGEAGENWLPNLEVLALYGLPTLISVWKTPPREASLQNLRLLNIWYCHRLKNVSWISLLPRLEAIYLFYCKALEALVSEDEKLEPDSKSFSRLKTISIRDLPALRIITPLALNFSCLKNIAVIDCPKLKKLSIRTAHNSTTLPTVHCSKDWWEGLEWEEVNTKNAFLTNFTSN; this is encoded by the coding sequence ATGGATTTCATTACCCCTCTGATCAGTATAATTGACAGATTATGCACAGCCACGGCCTCTCGGGCATGCCGTGTTATCAATTTGGACAGAAGCATGCACTACTTGACTGCAGAACTAAATGAACTGATGGACAAGAGAGATGACTTGACGACTCGTCTCGAGCGAGCTGAGCTGGATGGATCAAGACGAACAAATGAAGTGCAGAGGTGGCTGGCAAGAGTAGAAGTTATCGAAGCTGAAGCTGCCTCCATTATGGAGAATTTCCGACAGAGTAGGCAAGGGTTGGGGTGCTTCAATCCAAGTTGTTGTTCGAAATACAATATGAGCACGGAAATGATAGAGAAGCTGCAGGATATAAGTGAACTGAAGGGAAAAGGAAACTTTGAGAGACTGGTGACTGAGCCACGTCCTGCTCCTGTAGAAGAGAAACCGTGTAAGCCTGCAATTGGCATTGGTGTGATGTTAGACAAGGTGTGGGAGTTTCTTGAGGAGGAAAAAGTGGGAATTATTGCATTATATGGAATGGGTGGAGTTGGGAAAACTACCCTTCTAAAGACCATCAATAATGCATTTCTTTCCAACGATCACAATTTTGATGTGGTAATATGGGTCTTGGTCTCTAAGGAATTTGTTGTTAGTAAGATCCAACAGTCCATTGTGGCCAGGCTAGGGTTGCCATGGGCAGATAGTGAAGCCCATGAACTCCTAACTTCAAAGATTTACAATGTTTTGAAAAAGAAGAGGTTCCTTCTATTGTTTGATGATGTTTGGGAGGGAATTGATCTGGGGGATATTGGGATTCCTCTTCCtgatgatgaaaataaatgCAAGCTGATATTTACAACGCGATCCATGGATGTGTGTAGCGACATGGATGCTCATAGGAAGCTCAAAGTGGAACTTTTGAACGATGAGAAATCATGGCAATTGTTCTGTGAGAAGGTTGGAAGAATGGATGTTTTAGAGTCACCACCTATTAGAACTTATGCCAAGACAATTGTCCGAAAATGTGGAGGTTTACCACTTGCCTTGATCACGGTTGGTAGAGCCATGGCCAATAAGGAGACTGAAGAGGAATGGAAGTATGCAATTGAAttactcaacaaatctccatCAGAATTTCGAGGTATGGAAGATGTATTTACCCTCCTAAAGTTTAGCTATGACAATTTAGAGAATGAAACTGCAAAAATGTGCTTTTTGTATTGTTCTCTATTCCCTCAAAGCTATTCTATTGAGAAAGAACAGCTAGTGGAGTACTGGATTGCAGAAGGATTTTTGGACCGTTCCTATGACAGCAATGCCTATAATAAAGGGTATGCTGCCATTGGGTCCCTGAAAGTTGCGTTCTTACTGGAAACAGGCGAAGAAGAAACCCAAGTAAAGATGAATGACGTTATCCGAAGTTTTGCCTTATGGATAGCTTCTGGATGTGGGGTAAACAAGGGAAATTTTTTTGTGGAGGCAAGCTTGGGCCTTACTGAAGCACCTGGTGTTAAAAACTGGGAAGGAGCACAAAGAGTTTCTTTGTTAGACAATGCAATCACAAGACTAGAAGAAGTACCGATGTGCCCAAATCTGTTGACACTGCTGCTTCAGTGGAATAATTGTCTGAATCGTATACCAGATGTCTTTTTTCAATCCATGTCTGCTCTTAGACTCCTGGATTTGTCCTTTACAAGCATCAGAAGGATCCCGGTGAGTATCGGTCAATTACTAGAGTTGCGTCATCTTAATTTAACAGCTACAAAGATAACCATGTTGCCTAAGGAGCTTGGAAGTTTAGCAAAGCTGGTCCACTTGAATCTCTTGCGCACATACTCTCTTCGAACGATTCCACGTGAGGCTATATCTGGACTTTCAAAGTTGGTGGTCTTGAACTTGTACTACAGTTATGAGCGTTGGAAAATTCAGAATTCTAACTGTGAAGATGAAGTTGGATTCGAGGTATTGGAGACCTTGACACAACTTCGCTTCCTCGGTTTAACCATTTCCACGGTAACCTCACTGCATAGACTCTCTGGCATTAGAAGTTTAGTCAAATGTATACAgtatttattcataaaggaaTGTGAAGGTTTACATCAATTAGAATTATCAACTTTGGGTTATGGTAAACTATTGAGAAGACTTAGCATCAATGACTGTAATGAATTAAAATACTTGGTAGTGGAAGGTGAGGCTGGAGAAAATTGGCTACCCAATCTGGAGGTTCTAGCCTTGTATGGCCTGCCTACCCTAATTTCGGTGTGGAAAACCCCACCGAGAGAAGCAAGCCTGCAAAATCTGCGCTTGTTGAATATCTGGTATTGTCATAGGCTGAAGAATGTTTCATGGATATCATTACTTCCAAGGTTAGAAGCAATTTACTTGTTCTACTGCAAAGCGCTGGAAGCACTGGTAAGCGAAGACGAGAAACTAGAGCCCGATTCAAAGTCATTTTCAAGGCTCAAAACTATATCCATCCGCGACCTCCCTGCATTGAGGATCATTACACCATTGGCATTAAATTTCTCCTGCTTGAAGAACATCGCAGTGATTGATTGCCCGAAGCTGAAGAAACTATCAATCAGAACAGCTCATAATTCTACAACCCTTCCAACAGTGCACTGTAGTAAGGATTGGTGGGAAGGTCTAGAATGGGAGGAAGTCAACACCAAAAATGCTTTTCTTACCAACTTCACATCAAATTGA
- the LOC105771061 gene encoding UDP-glycosyltransferase 91C1 encodes MDYSSSRKQLHIAMFPWLAYGHIAPYLQVAKFLAQKNHHLYYVSTPKNISRLPQLPPTLCSNITFIPLSLPHVDGLPPGVESTSELPIHKVPYLKKSFDKLETQLTEFLERSPQIKLIIHDFAPHWLPPTANQLGINLVYFSILNASSNAFLGSPSEILGGSRKSPEDFTVVPTWMDYPNNIAFKLHETVSHKECEDIVSDFERCATVLLNCKILTLRTCYEFEPEALRVLSKIHQKPIIVPLGLLPPPLTSVDDKGDENWEALKKWLDSKQEKSVFYVALGSEVSLSQESMHELAFGIEKSGLPFIWVVRKPPLVEEQFAEDMIPPEFEERVSKQGMVLRGWAPQLRILAHSSVGGFLTHCGWSSVIESLGLGKPLILFPGGSADLGLIARLMHWKKVGFEIERNDVDGSFKSDLVAACIKRVMVDPEGEQLRANALAMKEIFGNVELSNKCLDEFTQSIENI; translated from the coding sequence ATGGATTACTCCAGCAGCAGAAAACAGCTTCATATAGCAATGTTCCCATGGCTAGCTTACGGTCACATCGCCCCATATCTCCAAGTTGCCAAGTTCTTAGCTCAAAAGAATCACCATCTCTACTATGTCTCCACCCCTAAAAACATTAGCCGCCTCCCTCAGCTTCCCCCAACTCTCTGCTCCAATATTACCTTTATACCTCTTTCTTTGCCTCATGTTGATGGCCTGCCACCTGGAGTTGAGTCCACCTCCGAGTTGCCCATTCACAAAGTTCCTTACCTCAAAAAATCATTTGATAAACTTGAAACACAGTTGACTGAGTTCCTTGAAAGGTCGCCgcaaattaaattgattattcaCGATTTTGCTCCGCATTGGTTACCGCCTACGGCGAATCAACTCGGCATCAACCTAGTTTACTTCAGCATATTAAATGCTTCATCGAACGCTTTCTTAGGCTCTCCATCAGAAATTCTCGGTGGAAGTAGAAAATCACCTGAAGATTTCACGGTGGTCCCGACGTGGATGGATTATCCTAATAACATAGCTTTTAAGCTCCATGAAACGGTGAGTCACAAAGAGTGCGAGGATATTGTATCCGATTTTGAACGTTGTGCGACAGTgcttttaaattgcaaaattctGACCTTGAGAACTTGCTATGAATTCGAACCTGAGGCACTACGTGTGCTTAGTAAGATTCACCAGAAACCAATAATTGTTCCACTTGGCTTGTTGCCGCCACCACTAACGAGCGTAGATGATAAAGGAGACGAAAATTGGGAAGCGTTGAAGAAATGGCTTGATAGTAAGCAAGAGAAGTCAGTTTTTTACGTTGCACTCGGTAGTGAGGTGAGTCTAAGTCAAGAGTCCATGCACGAGTTGGCATTTGGGATAGAGAAGTCTGGGTTACCATTTATTTGGGTTGTGAGGAAACCCCCTTTAGTTGAAGAACAGTTTGCAGAGGACATGATCCCTCCCGAGTTTGAAGAACGAGTTTCAAAACAGGGTATGGTTTTACGAGGCTGGGCACCTCAACTTAGGATCTTGGCTCACTCATCAGTTGGTGGTTTCTTGACTCACTGCGGGTGGAGTTCCGTAATTGAGTCTCTTGGATTAGGTAAACCTCTGATATTGTTTCCCGGTGGAAGTGCAGATCTTGGGTTGATTGCTAGGTTGATGCATTGGAAAAAGGTTGGATTCGAAATAGAAAGAAACGATGTTGATGGATCATTTAAGAGCGACTTGGTGGCCGCGTGTATTAAGCGAGTCATGGTGGATCCCGAAGGTGAGCAACTCAGAGCTAATGCACTTGCAATGAAGGAGATTTTTGGCAATGTAGAGTTAAGTAACAAGTGCTTGGACGAGTTTACTCAGtcaattgaaaatatttaa